One Oceanicoccus sagamiensis genomic region harbors:
- a CDS encoding type IV pilin protein: MSNILQQTNTNTGFSLLEMIMVLAIIGLLTAIAIPRYESYILRSNRIGEGLPALNQLMQAQERHAAQYGSYTDKLTELGYSAEPITPGGHYKLKAVACDNTAITHCIAVQALAQGQQSKDTNGVDIDNNGEPGDLSYNSRGEKSGIH; this comes from the coding sequence ATGAGTAATATATTACAACAGACAAACACCAATACCGGTTTTAGCCTATTAGAAATGATAATGGTATTAGCGATTATCGGCCTACTCACCGCTATAGCGATCCCTCGCTACGAAAGTTATATCTTACGCAGTAACCGCATCGGCGAAGGTCTACCAGCCCTTAATCAACTGATGCAGGCTCAAGAGCGCCATGCTGCTCAATATGGAAGCTATACCGACAAGCTAACTGAACTAGGTTACAGCGCTGAGCCAATCACACCGGGAGGTCACTACAAACTTAAAGCGGTAGCTTGTGATAACACCGCCATCACTCACTGCATTGCTGTCCAGGCTCTGGCACAAGGCCAGCAAAGTAAAGATACTAACGGCGTAGATATTGATAACAACGGAGAGCCCGGTGACCTTAGCTATAACAGCCGTGGAGAAAAATCAGGAATCCATTAG